A genome region from Glycine max cultivar Williams 82 chromosome 5, Glycine_max_v4.0, whole genome shotgun sequence includes the following:
- the LOC113001663 gene encoding uncharacterized protein — translation MDDMFIASQNLLAIQKMKSQPRSEFEMKDIRAIEKILGIEIKRDQVQKKLFLCQKLTSKKEYMSHVPYASVVGSLMCLKGTTDIGLVYHRDMSCALVGYSNSDYTTYLDVRRSVIAYTFTIGNSLVS, via the exons ATGGATGACATGTTCATAGCATCTCAAAATTTGTTGGCAATTCAGAAGATGAAGTCACAACCTAGAagtgaatttgagatgaaggACATAAGAGCTATTGAAAAGATTTTGGGCATTGAGATTAAGAGGGATCAAGTCCAAAAGAAGCTCTTTCTGTGTCAGAAG TTAACATCAAAGAAGGAATACATGTCTCATGTTCCTTATGCAAGTGTTGTAGGTAGTCTCAT GTGCCTTAAGGGTACAACTGATATTGGACTTGTCTACCATAGAGACATGTCATGTGCTCTCGTTGGTTACTCAAATTCTGACTATACTACATATTTGGATGTAAGGAGATCTGTGATTGCATACACATTCACAATTGGAAATTCTCTTGTTAGTTAG